TGGTGCGCGCAGCATGATTTTACCATCTAAACCGACAGATGGAGTCTCACATCGGGGTCTGGCGATGCCATTTGTGAAGGAAAGCAGATGCACCACTACATTCTACAgctttccttttttattgtaCAATCAAGGGCCACACTGAAATCTTTTACAACCTAGAATTTAACAGCATTAACAAAAACTACTTCAGTTGCATTCAAATGGCAACTATCGTAAAGTAAACTTACTGTAACATACATATTAAATAGTGTATAGTCCATGCAACTGCGCACGGCCAGTTTTGCATCATTATGGTATGTCGTTATTAGTGTATGGGACAAATCAGCCACCACTGCGTTTCCGATTTAAGGTTCAGGGAGAGTAACTCCTCAACACCTCTCAGAAACGTCTCAGCCAGACTTGAAAAGCAAGATGGCCACTTGGCCCAAGTAGAAGTAAATGAAATGCTTTGTCTCGTGAGTGACGTAGCTGCCGAAGTTCCTGCCAACGATGCAGTGCCAGGTGGGGTTGTACTTCTTGTCGAActcctgggaaaaaaaaggttaaaataagAAGATTAGACAACAAAACCTACTGACAGCAATCTACAGAGCTTGTATTAAATGTCATGACTACCACTGATGACTGAGGTCAGGTCTGCTACTAAgaattattctcattattgattaatcttattattttctcaattaatcagttatctgTTTTggctataaaatgccagaaaatagtgaaaatacctattata
This is a stretch of genomic DNA from Thunnus albacares chromosome 6, fThuAlb1.1, whole genome shotgun sequence. It encodes these proteins:
- the dynll2a gene encoding dynein, light chain, LC8-type 2a yields the protein MTDRKAVIKNADMSEDMQQDAVDCATQAMEKYNIEKDIAAYIKKEFDKKYNPTWHCIVGRNFGSYVTHETKHFIYFYLGQVAILLFKSG